One Orrella dioscoreae genomic window carries:
- a CDS encoding methyl-accepting chemotaxis protein, whose translation MLSLQNLSLKKKLTGLVLFFIATLLALGAIAMQELWSVSQHQRAMYTDTVQPLRVVVDAAREGATHYRRLYKYILTPDRKERDAELRFNAQSEQAVLDTARMLQGESDPALRDASTKLADAWSRYKASVNTVQAMADRGDPAVMDEMHNTAAGLHIAVRTVLLDAAKRQEELARLDTDASAASVEHTFWLLTGLMLLGALVSSILGLGLVRSVMRQLGGEPAYAAQVAQEVAKGNLGLRVMLRDGDQTSVLANMDSMRANLAGIVRQVRQASEAIATGAGQISSGNTDLSQRTEEQASSLEETAASMEEMNATTQQNLDAVRTASELAISARNAAARGGDVVGNVVSTMDDINASSQRIGDIIGVIDSIAFQTNILALNAAVEAARAGEQGRGFAVVAGEVRALAQRSAEAAKEIKQLISQSAGKVEAGSRLVSDAGSAMNDIVAEVRRVADLISEIGAAAQEQGQGISQVSDAVNQLDRVTQENAALVEEAAAAAGSLDEQAAKLVNLVSVFQLGKETVKAPMTNTAPTQTPPAPPPAAAPAPAPAKPAAPTPATIKAAPVVARPVDKTVITPTPHRPAALRKRAPAQDAEPARATPRPASPVPSQANDDWESF comes from the coding sequence ATGCTTTCGCTCCAGAATCTTTCCCTCAAGAAGAAACTCACCGGGCTCGTCCTCTTCTTCATCGCCACCTTGCTTGCCCTTGGCGCCATCGCCATGCAGGAACTGTGGTCCGTCAGCCAGCACCAGCGCGCCATGTATACCGACACGGTCCAGCCGCTGCGTGTCGTGGTGGATGCCGCGCGCGAGGGCGCCACGCACTATCGCCGCCTGTACAAATACATCCTGACGCCGGATCGCAAGGAACGCGACGCCGAACTGCGCTTCAACGCGCAGTCCGAGCAGGCCGTGCTGGACACCGCCCGCATGCTCCAGGGGGAATCCGATCCTGCCCTGCGCGACGCGAGCACCAAGCTCGCCGATGCCTGGAGCCGCTACAAGGCTTCCGTCAACACCGTGCAAGCCATGGCGGACCGCGGCGATCCGGCAGTCATGGATGAAATGCACAACACCGCCGCCGGCCTGCATATCGCGGTGCGCACGGTGCTGCTGGACGCCGCCAAGCGCCAGGAAGAACTGGCACGCCTGGACACCGACGCATCCGCTGCCTCCGTCGAACACACTTTCTGGCTGCTGACGGGTCTCATGCTGCTCGGCGCACTGGTCAGCAGCATCCTCGGGCTGGGCCTGGTGCGCTCGGTCATGCGCCAGCTGGGCGGCGAGCCCGCCTATGCAGCCCAGGTCGCCCAGGAGGTCGCCAAGGGCAATCTGGGCCTGCGGGTGATGCTGCGAGACGGAGACCAGACCAGCGTGCTGGCCAACATGGACAGCATGCGGGCGAACCTCGCCGGGATCGTCAGGCAGGTCCGCCAGGCCAGCGAGGCGATCGCCACGGGTGCGGGGCAGATTTCGTCGGGCAATACGGACCTGAGCCAACGCACGGAGGAACAGGCATCCAGCCTGGAGGAAACCGCGGCGTCGATGGAGGAGATGAACGCCACCACCCAGCAGAACCTGGACGCCGTGCGCACCGCGTCCGAGCTCGCCATTTCCGCGCGCAACGCCGCCGCCCGCGGCGGGGATGTGGTCGGCAATGTCGTCAGCACCATGGACGATATCAACGCCAGCTCGCAACGCATCGGCGACATCATCGGTGTCATCGACTCGATCGCTTTCCAGACCAATATCCTGGCGCTCAATGCGGCGGTGGAAGCCGCCCGCGCCGGCGAGCAGGGCCGCGGCTTTGCCGTGGTGGCGGGTGAAGTGCGCGCGCTGGCGCAACGCAGCGCCGAAGCCGCCAAGGAGATCAAGCAGTTGATCAGCCAGAGCGCCGGCAAGGTCGAGGCAGGCAGCCGCCTGGTGAGCGACGCCGGATCGGCCATGAACGACATCGTGGCCGAGGTGCGCCGCGTGGCCGACCTCATCAGCGAGATCGGGGCCGCCGCGCAGGAGCAGGGCCAGGGCATCTCGCAGGTGAGCGATGCCGTGAACCAGCTGGATCGCGTGACCCAGGAAAACGCGGCGCTGGTGGAGGAAGCCGCCGCGGCGGCGGGCAGCCTGGACGAACAGGCCGCCAAGCTGGTGAATCTCGTCAGTGTGTTCCAGTTGGGCAAGGAAACGGTCAAGGCGCCCATGACGAACACTGCGCCCACGCAGACGCCGCCAGCCCCGCCACCCGCCGCGGCGCCCGCGCCGGCCCCCGCCAAGCCTGCTGCTCCCACGCCCGCAACGATCAAGGCCGCCCCGGTCGTTGCCCGCCCGGTGGACAAGACCGTGATCACCCCCACGCCGCATCGCCCCGCCGCCTTGCGCAAACGGGCTCCTGCCCAGGATGCCGAACCTGCGCGGGCCACGCCGCGCCCGGCCTCGCCCGTCCCCTCCCAGGCCAACGACGACTGGGAAAGCTTCTGA
- the bamC gene encoding outer membrane protein assembly factor BamC gives MCMNKRHAGAAALVALLLSGCSNVNEMLGREESVNYKGAVRGERLSIPPDLTQAASDPRYSAPASGTTTFSEFQQQGEQASQQAASANRQSTVLPEQSGMRVERDGNLRWLSVDRTPEDIYPRIVEFWGQQGFVVTVSDPKAGLIQTEWTENRAKVPEGWIRSALGSIIDQAWDSGERERFRTRIERVNGRTEVYVSHEQMLEKRIGGYDSSQVAWEHGKEDPGLNAAMLARMLVFLGTDVERARTLVAQAESQPQRPQVEQSEATGDATLRVVEPFDRAWRRVGIALDSAGFTVDDRNRSTGEYYVRYLDTDTGQKREDPNFFSRLFGTGSSAQAAQYRLQLREEGGTTFVTVLDAKGERDASPTARRLLGVLADRL, from the coding sequence ATGTGTATGAACAAACGTCATGCAGGCGCGGCCGCGCTGGTCGCCTTGCTGCTGTCTGGCTGCAGCAATGTCAACGAAATGCTGGGCCGTGAAGAGTCCGTCAACTACAAGGGCGCGGTGCGTGGCGAACGCCTCAGCATTCCGCCGGACCTGACCCAGGCCGCCAGCGATCCGCGCTACAGCGCGCCCGCTTCCGGCACGACGACCTTCAGCGAGTTCCAGCAGCAGGGCGAGCAGGCCAGCCAGCAGGCTGCCTCGGCCAACCGCCAGTCGACCGTGCTGCCCGAGCAGAGCGGCATGCGCGTCGAGCGTGACGGCAATCTGCGCTGGCTGTCGGTCGATCGCACGCCCGAAGACATCTATCCCCGCATCGTCGAGTTCTGGGGCCAGCAGGGCTTTGTCGTCACCGTCAGCGACCCCAAGGCCGGCCTGATCCAGACCGAATGGACCGAGAACCGCGCCAAGGTGCCGGAAGGCTGGATCCGCAGCGCCCTGGGTTCCATCATCGACCAGGCTTGGGACAGCGGCGAGCGTGAGCGTTTCCGCACGCGCATCGAGCGCGTGAACGGCCGCACCGAGGTCTATGTCTCGCACGAGCAGATGCTGGAAAAGCGCATCGGCGGCTATGACAGCTCCCAGGTGGCCTGGGAGCACGGCAAGGAAGACCCGGGCCTGAACGCCGCCATGCTGGCGCGCATGCTCGTCTTCCTCGGCACCGACGTCGAGCGTGCCCGCACACTGGTCGCGCAGGCCGAGAGCCAGCCGCAGCGCCCGCAAGTCGAGCAGAGCGAAGCCACGGGCGACGCCACGCTGCGCGTGGTCGAGCCTTTCGATCGCGCCTGGCGGCGTGTCGGGATTGCGCTGGACTCGGCCGGCTTCACGGTGGATGACCGCAACCGCAGCACCGGCGAGTACTACGTGCGTTACCTGGATACGGACACCGGCCAGAAGCGCGAAGACCCGAACTTCTTCAGCCGCCTGTTCGGCACGGGCTCCAGCGCCCAGGCCGCGCAATACCGCCTGCAACTGCGCGAGGAGGGCGGCACGACGTTCGTGACGGTGCTCGACGCCAAGGGTGAGCGCGACGCGTCCCCCACGGCACGCCGCCTGCTGGGCGTGCTGGCGGATCGCCTCTGA
- a CDS encoding acyltransferase family protein has protein sequence MPSFQMHNKNLRYRPDIDGLRAIAVSVVVLFHAFPALLPGGFIGVDIFFVISGYLISSILYKSMEAGTFSLADFYARRIKRIFPALLLVLVSSLVAGWFLLFPDEYKELGKHVAGGAAFVSNLVLWNEAGYFDVTAEKKPLLHLWSLGIEEQFYFFWPLALWLAWKLRLNFLLLAVAAMAVSFFLNIQNIGTDPVSVFYLPQMRMWELLIGASIAYLQWRGRRLSMPALAMAASNLLSVAGAALIAYGLYTITKETPFPGTAAVAPAMGAALLIACGPNAYLNRWILSSRLFVWIGLISYPLYLWHWPLLSFAHIIIGEALPLRVAQLAVGVSVVLAILTYFLVEKPLRHAESRWIVPGLAGVMLLLGIAGYDIFKKDGLTERALIKESALRNSQFVGPLWKYTKNDTCLKRYPFPDASDYGWWFCVASKDAPPTLLLLGSSFANHHYAGFLTVKPFSVESILSIGACPVDVRYITDPEAPKTYSPCSGDRAHKQRLLIDGVIEASAGTLRLVVIDGLSQAQNSATIQAVQERLDFLVGHGAKVVIFKPHLTRDGDLKGCFARPLKTPQQSCELPLGARKELDAKFQPLVDALAASHPDIPFFDQNDMLCDGDRCSLIVDGMPAFRDEYSHYSEYASEVLVKRFAEWAAERGLPLQ, from the coding sequence ATGCCCTCTTTCCAGATGCACAATAAAAATCTTCGATATCGACCGGATATAGACGGCTTGCGGGCCATCGCCGTCTCCGTCGTCGTGTTGTTCCACGCCTTCCCTGCATTGCTGCCAGGGGGATTCATAGGCGTCGACATCTTCTTTGTCATTTCAGGCTATCTGATTTCCTCCATTCTCTATAAAAGCATGGAGGCGGGAACGTTCAGTCTGGCTGATTTCTACGCGAGGCGCATCAAGCGGATTTTTCCTGCGTTGCTGCTGGTTCTTGTCAGCAGCTTGGTCGCGGGCTGGTTCCTTCTGTTCCCCGATGAGTACAAGGAACTTGGCAAGCACGTTGCTGGGGGAGCCGCGTTTGTTTCGAATCTCGTGCTCTGGAATGAGGCAGGCTATTTCGATGTAACCGCTGAAAAGAAACCCCTTCTGCATCTTTGGTCCCTCGGCATAGAAGAGCAGTTCTACTTCTTTTGGCCTTTGGCGCTTTGGTTGGCATGGAAGCTTCGATTGAATTTCCTGCTCCTGGCCGTAGCTGCAATGGCGGTTTCTTTTTTCCTCAATATCCAGAATATTGGTACGGATCCGGTTTCCGTCTTCTACCTGCCGCAGATGCGGATGTGGGAGTTGCTGATCGGTGCGTCAATCGCATACCTGCAGTGGAGGGGACGCAGGTTGTCCATGCCGGCACTGGCCATGGCAGCCAGCAACCTGCTTTCAGTTGCAGGCGCAGCATTGATTGCCTACGGGCTCTATACGATTACCAAGGAGACGCCGTTCCCAGGCACTGCTGCTGTCGCGCCAGCGATGGGCGCGGCGTTGCTGATTGCCTGTGGGCCCAATGCGTATCTCAACCGGTGGATACTGTCATCGCGTCTGTTCGTCTGGATTGGCTTGATCAGCTACCCTTTGTATCTTTGGCATTGGCCATTGCTTTCGTTCGCTCACATCATTATTGGCGAGGCGCTTCCACTGAGGGTGGCGCAGTTAGCGGTAGGCGTTTCCGTGGTTTTGGCCATTCTGACGTATTTTCTGGTCGAGAAGCCGTTGCGCCATGCGGAGTCCCGTTGGATCGTGCCGGGGCTGGCAGGCGTGATGCTTCTGTTGGGTATTGCTGGCTACGATATATTCAAGAAGGATGGCCTGACTGAACGAGCGCTGATCAAGGAAAGCGCGCTCCGAAACAGTCAGTTCGTGGGGCCGCTTTGGAAATACACCAAGAATGACACCTGCCTGAAGCGTTATCCCTTTCCTGATGCTTCGGACTATGGCTGGTGGTTCTGCGTGGCCAGCAAGGATGCACCGCCCACTCTGTTGTTGTTGGGCAGCAGTTTCGCCAATCACCACTATGCCGGTTTTCTTACGGTGAAGCCCTTTTCCGTTGAAAGCATCCTGTCGATTGGCGCCTGTCCAGTGGACGTGAGATACATCACGGATCCGGAAGCCCCCAAGACGTACAGTCCTTGCTCTGGCGATCGTGCACACAAGCAGCGGCTTCTGATCGATGGTGTCATTGAAGCATCCGCCGGTACGCTGAGGCTCGTCGTGATTGACGGCCTTAGTCAGGCACAGAACTCCGCGACGATCCAGGCGGTTCAGGAGCGTCTGGATTTTCTGGTGGGGCACGGCGCAAAGGTCGTTATCTTCAAGCCTCATCTCACGCGGGATGGAGACCTGAAAGGTTGCTTTGCACGGCCGCTGAAGACGCCGCAACAAAGCTGCGAGTTGCCTTTGGGCGCGCGCAAGGAGTTGGATGCCAAGTTCCAGCCGCTTGTTGATGCGCTGGCCGCCAGTCACCCCGATATTCCCTTCTTCGACCAGAACGACATGCTTTGTGATGGGGACAGGTGTTCGTTGATCGTGGATGGCATGCCGGCCTTCCGGGACGAATACAGCCACTATTCAGAGTACGCCAGTGAGGTACTCGTCAAGCGCTTTGCCGAGTGGGCTGCGGAGCGAGGTCTGCCCTTGCAGTAA
- the dapA gene encoding 4-hydroxy-tetrahydrodipicolinate synthase, with amino-acid sequence MATSDIASQSPAFSGSMVALVTPMQPDGSLDYETYRKLIDWHVAEGTDALVVVGTSGESPTVDMDEHAELIRVAVEHAAGRLPVIAGVGANSTAEAIELSRYAQRVGAQAGLSVVPYYNRPSQEGMYRHFKAVAEAVDLPSLLYNVPGRTVADMSNETVLRLAQVPNIIGIKDATGDIGRGALLLRDAPEHFLVVSGDDATAAALILLGARGNISVTANVAPRLMHELCAAALAGDVARVRELNGRLALLNKVLFVEGNPVPVKWALAQMGRISLGYRLPLVELGESHHALVRNALQEAGLL; translated from the coding sequence ATGGCAACATCCGACATTGCATCGCAATCTCCCGCCTTCAGTGGCAGCATGGTGGCGCTCGTCACCCCCATGCAGCCCGACGGCAGCCTTGACTACGAGACCTATCGGAAACTGATCGACTGGCACGTGGCCGAGGGCACCGATGCCCTGGTCGTGGTGGGCACCAGCGGCGAATCGCCGACGGTGGACATGGATGAACACGCCGAGCTCATCCGCGTGGCCGTCGAGCACGCGGCGGGCCGCTTGCCCGTCATCGCGGGCGTGGGGGCCAACTCGACGGCCGAGGCCATCGAACTCTCGCGCTACGCGCAGCGCGTGGGCGCGCAAGCCGGCCTGTCCGTCGTGCCTTACTACAACCGTCCCAGCCAGGAAGGCATGTACCGCCACTTCAAGGCCGTGGCCGAAGCGGTGGATCTGCCCTCGCTGCTCTATAACGTGCCCGGCCGCACCGTGGCCGACATGTCCAACGAGACCGTCCTGCGCCTGGCGCAGGTGCCGAACATCATCGGCATCAAGGATGCGACGGGCGACATCGGCCGTGGCGCGCTGCTGCTGCGCGACGCGCCCGAGCACTTCCTGGTCGTGAGCGGCGATGACGCCACCGCCGCCGCCCTGATCCTGCTGGGCGCGCGCGGCAACATCTCGGTCACCGCCAACGTGGCGCCGCGCCTCATGCACGAGCTGTGCGCCGCCGCGCTGGCGGGCGACGTTGCACGGGTGCGCGAACTTAATGGACGGCTTGCGCTTCTAAACAAGGTGCTCTTCGTCGAAGGAAACCCGGTGCCCGTGAAGTGGGCGCTGGCTCAAATGGGGCGCATCTCCCTGGGCTACCGGCTGCCGCTGGTCGAACTGGGTGAGTCGCACCATGCGCTGGTCCGCAATGCCTTGCAGGAAGCGGGCCTGCTCTGA
- a CDS encoding JmjC domain-containing protein, which translates to MNPTLPLALLGGLTPDAFMRKIWQRKPLLIRQAIPGFRCPLSTNDVRKLSRSDDAESRLIWREDDAWQMEPGPFARLPKPAEPGWTLLVQSLEQHLDWAAALMAQFRFIPDARLDDIMVSVASDGGGVGPHFDSYDVFLLQARGKRRWRISQQKDLTLVPDLPLNILQNFHPEEEFVLEAGDMLYLPPQAAHDGIAVGDDCMTLSIGFRSADRATLARGMLEAAAEQLAARSGMPTGPYGEPPLPGPDLSARYRDPGQAATGKPAALPEALVEAAVSAANAVKLDASLATRFLGCWLSEPNARAVFDDAPDDLPMLAEAWPASGRLRLDRRSRMLYRGRQLFINGECAPVAAEAGLRALADARELDVSAAVAKRLSPAARDCLDDWLDAGWLHFER; encoded by the coding sequence ATGAATCCGACCCTCCCCCTCGCCCTGCTGGGCGGCCTGACGCCCGACGCGTTCATGCGCAAGATCTGGCAGCGCAAGCCGCTGCTGATCCGCCAGGCCATTCCTGGCTTCCGTTGCCCGCTGAGCACCAACGACGTGCGCAAGCTGTCGCGCAGCGACGATGCCGAATCCCGCCTCATCTGGCGCGAGGACGATGCCTGGCAGATGGAGCCCGGCCCCTTCGCCCGCCTGCCCAAGCCCGCCGAACCTGGCTGGACGCTGCTGGTGCAGAGCCTGGAGCAGCACCTGGACTGGGCTGCGGCGTTGATGGCGCAATTCCGCTTCATCCCGGATGCCCGCCTGGACGACATCATGGTCAGCGTGGCCAGCGATGGCGGCGGCGTGGGCCCGCATTTCGACAGCTACGACGTCTTCCTGCTGCAGGCACGCGGCAAGCGGCGCTGGCGCATCAGCCAGCAGAAGGACCTGACGCTGGTCCCCGACCTGCCCCTGAATATCCTGCAGAACTTCCACCCCGAAGAGGAATTCGTGCTGGAGGCCGGCGACATGCTGTACCTGCCGCCGCAGGCCGCCCACGACGGCATCGCCGTGGGCGACGATTGCATGACGCTCTCCATCGGCTTCCGTTCGGCGGATCGCGCAACGCTTGCGCGCGGCATGCTGGAAGCCGCGGCCGAGCAGTTGGCCGCGCGCAGCGGCATGCCCACCGGCCCTTATGGCGAGCCGCCGCTGCCTGGCCCCGACCTGTCCGCGCGCTACCGCGACCCGGGACAGGCCGCGACCGGTAAGCCGGCAGCCCTGCCCGAAGCCCTGGTCGAGGCGGCCGTCAGCGCCGCGAACGCCGTCAAGCTCGATGCCAGCCTGGCCACGCGTTTCCTCGGCTGCTGGCTGAGCGAGCCCAACGCCCGTGCCGTCTTTGACGACGCGCCGGACGACCTGCCGATGCTGGCGGAAGCATGGCCGGCAAGCGGACGGCTGCGCCTGGATCGCCGCTCGCGCATGCTGTATCGGGGCAGGCAGCTCTTCATCAACGGCGAGTGCGCGCCGGTCGCCGCGGAAGCCGGCCTGCGGGCCCTGGCCGATGCACGCGAACTCGACGTCTCGGCCGCCGTCGCCAAACGCCTGAGCCCGGCGGCGCGCGATTGCCTGGATGACTGGCTGGACGCAGGCTGGCTGCATTTCGAGAGGTAA
- the mutS gene encoding DNA mismatch repair protein MutS, whose amino-acid sequence MSKTTDTSGLTPMMQQYQKLKAEAGSLLLLYRMGDFYEMFYEDAERAARLLNVTLTKRGTSNGVPIPMAGVPVHAIEQYLARLVALGESVAICEQIGDPATSKGPVERRIVRIVTPGTLTDEALLPAKADRALAAVHVPIKATRHGLLGIAWLNLASGHFRLTECSADQLESELARVAPAEVVLPEHAPALSAFDGATARVPDWHYTTDSAREQLLAHFRTDTLAGFDVEDMPAAICAAGALLRYASRTQSQALAHVQSLQADRASQYVLLDPFTRRNLELTRTLSGEESPTLFSILDNCRTPMGSRLLRRWLHHPLRDNAPVLARQHAITALLSARTPEHLAGNPYAPAPLLESLRTALHKLPDIERIAARVALRSVRPRELAALRDALGALPGVRALLDGEAPAPRLAELAQSLDCDAALGALLARAIAEEPAVAVRDGGVIATGFDADLDELRMLSTEGGDFLLQLETRERERTGIANLRVEFNRVHGFYIEVSRGQTDKVPDDYRRRQTLKNVERYITPELKSWEDKVLSAQDRSLAREKWLYEQVLDQLAPHVPALTACAQALAELDTLGALADHARRHDWVAPDLGEQAEIDIDAGRHPVVERSIERFTPNGCRLDATRAMQLITGPNMGGKSTYMRQVALIVLLARTGSFVPAARARIGRIDRIFTRIGAADDLAGGRSTFMMEMTEAAAILSASTAHSLVLMDEIGRGTSTYDGLSLAWAIAHRLLTHNRALTLFATHYFELTRLPSELPQAANVHLAAAQSPSGIVFLHEVREGPASRSYGIEVAQRAGVPAAVIRQASRELERLESQGAPSPQLGLFGGEPAPSAAADVDPAELDALRALRESLEQIDPDSLTPRDALDALYRLKHALP is encoded by the coding sequence ATGAGCAAAACCACCGACACCTCCGGCCTCACGCCGATGATGCAGCAATACCAGAAGCTGAAGGCCGAAGCCGGCTCGCTGCTGCTGCTTTATCGCATGGGCGATTTCTACGAGATGTTCTATGAGGACGCCGAACGCGCCGCGCGCCTCCTGAACGTCACGCTGACCAAGCGCGGCACCAGCAATGGCGTGCCTATTCCCATGGCCGGCGTGCCGGTGCATGCCATTGAACAATACCTGGCGCGCCTGGTGGCGCTGGGCGAATCCGTCGCCATCTGCGAACAGATCGGCGACCCCGCCACCAGCAAGGGACCGGTGGAACGGCGCATCGTGCGCATCGTCACGCCGGGCACGCTGACCGACGAAGCCCTGCTGCCCGCCAAGGCCGACCGCGCGCTGGCCGCCGTGCACGTGCCCATCAAGGCGACCCGCCACGGCTTGCTGGGCATTGCCTGGCTGAACCTGGCCAGCGGCCACTTCCGCCTGACCGAGTGCAGCGCGGACCAGTTGGAGTCCGAACTGGCGCGTGTCGCGCCCGCCGAAGTGGTGTTGCCCGAGCACGCACCGGCGCTCTCCGCCTTCGATGGCGCCACGGCGCGCGTGCCCGATTGGCACTACACCACCGACAGCGCCCGCGAACAGCTGCTGGCCCATTTCCGCACCGATACGCTGGCGGGCTTCGACGTCGAGGACATGCCCGCCGCCATCTGCGCCGCCGGCGCCCTGCTGCGCTATGCCTCGCGCACGCAGTCGCAGGCGCTGGCGCACGTCCAGTCGCTGCAGGCCGACCGGGCCAGCCAGTATGTGCTGCTGGATCCCTTCACGCGGCGCAACCTGGAGCTGACGCGCACGCTGTCGGGCGAGGAATCCCCAACGCTCTTCTCCATCCTGGACAACTGCCGCACGCCCATGGGCAGCCGCCTGCTGCGCCGCTGGCTACACCATCCGCTGCGCGACAACGCGCCGGTGCTGGCACGCCAGCACGCCATCACCGCGCTGCTGTCGGCGCGCACGCCCGAACACCTGGCCGGCAACCCGTATGCGCCCGCTCCCTTGCTGGAATCCCTGCGGACCGCGCTGCACAAGCTGCCGGACATCGAGCGCATCGCGGCCCGCGTGGCATTGCGCTCGGTCCGTCCGCGCGAACTGGCCGCCTTGCGCGACGCGCTGGGCGCCCTGCCCGGCGTGCGCGCGCTGCTCGATGGCGAGGCTCCCGCGCCGCGCCTGGCGGAGCTGGCGCAGTCGCTGGACTGCGACGCGGCGCTGGGTGCGCTGTTGGCGCGCGCCATTGCCGAGGAGCCTGCGGTCGCCGTGCGCGACGGCGGGGTCATCGCGACGGGCTTCGACGCCGACCTCGACGAACTGCGCATGCTGTCCACCGAGGGGGGCGATTTCCTGCTGCAACTGGAGACCCGTGAGCGCGAGCGCACCGGCATCGCCAACCTGCGCGTGGAGTTCAACCGCGTCCACGGCTTCTACATCGAGGTGTCGCGCGGCCAGACCGACAAGGTGCCCGACGATTACCGCCGCCGCCAGACGCTGAAGAACGTCGAGCGCTACATCACCCCGGAACTGAAGTCCTGGGAAGACAAGGTGCTGTCCGCGCAGGACCGTTCGCTGGCGCGCGAGAAATGGCTGTATGAGCAGGTGCTGGACCAGTTGGCGCCCCATGTCCCCGCGCTGACCGCCTGCGCGCAGGCGCTGGCCGAGCTGGATACGCTGGGCGCCCTGGCCGACCACGCGCGCCGCCACGACTGGGTGGCGCCGGACCTCGGCGAACAGGCCGAGATCGACATCGACGCGGGCCGCCACCCCGTGGTGGAGCGCAGCATCGAGCGCTTCACGCCCAACGGCTGCCGGCTGGACGCCACCCGCGCCATGCAGCTCATCACCGGCCCCAACATGGGCGGTAAATCGACCTACATGCGCCAGGTCGCGCTCATCGTGCTGCTGGCGCGCACGGGCAGCTTCGTGCCGGCCGCGCGGGCGCGCATCGGCCGCATCGACCGCATCTTCACGCGTATCGGCGCCGCGGACGACCTGGCGGGCGGGCGCTCGACCTTCATGATGGAGATGACCGAGGCGGCCGCCATCCTGTCGGCCAGCACCGCGCACAGCCTGGTGCTGATGGACGAGATCGGGCGCGGCACGTCGACCTATGACGGCCTGTCGCTGGCCTGGGCGATCGCCCACCGCCTGCTCACGCACAACCGCGCGCTTACGCTCTTCGCCACGCATTATTTCGAATTGACCCGCCTGCCGTCCGAGCTGCCGCAAGCCGCCAACGTGCACCTGGCCGCGGCGCAGTCGCCCTCCGGCATCGTGTTCCTGCACGAGGTCCGCGAAGGCCCGGCAAGCCGCAGCTACGGCATCGAGGTGGCGCAGCGGGCCGGCGTGCCCGCCGCCGTCATCCGCCAGGCCAGCCGCGAACTGGAACGCCTGGAATCGCAGGGCGCGCCCTCGCCGCAGCTCGGCCTGTTCGGCGGCGAGCCTGCCCCCTCTGCCGCGGCGGACGTGGACCCCGCCGAACTCGACGCGCTGCGCGCCCTGCGCGAATCGCTCGAGCAGATCGATCCCGACAGCCTCACCCCGCGCGACGCGCTGGACGCCCTTTATCGCCTGAAGCACGCCCTGCCATGA
- a CDS encoding site-2 protease family protein has translation MNDLIQTIALYALPVVFAITLHEAAHGYVARAFGDPTAAQAGRITLNPIRHIDPVGTILVPLGILLMSKLFGGPAMLFGWAKPVPVDWGRLRRPKRDMLWVAAAGPAANLFMAILWAISLRLIHEGGGQGGFWFDMALVGIQINLVLMALNLLPLPPLDGGRIVFSLLPSRLAWQYQRIEPYGLMIVIVLLATGVLWTLMQPVMALGRAVVSWFL, from the coding sequence ATGAACGATCTGATCCAGACTATCGCCCTCTACGCCTTGCCGGTGGTGTTCGCCATCACGCTGCACGAGGCGGCGCACGGCTATGTCGCGCGCGCCTTCGGCGATCCCACCGCCGCGCAGGCCGGACGCATCACGCTCAACCCCATCCGGCATATCGATCCCGTGGGCACCATCCTGGTGCCGCTGGGCATCCTGCTGATGTCCAAGCTTTTCGGCGGGCCCGCCATGCTGTTCGGCTGGGCCAAGCCGGTGCCGGTGGATTGGGGGCGCCTGCGCCGTCCCAAGCGCGACATGCTGTGGGTCGCCGCCGCGGGGCCTGCCGCCAACCTGTTCATGGCGATCCTGTGGGCGATCAGCCTGCGGCTCATCCATGAAGGAGGCGGGCAGGGCGGTTTCTGGTTTGACATGGCGCTGGTCGGCATACAGATCAACCTGGTGTTGATGGCGCTCAATCTCCTGCCCTTGCCGCCGCTGGATGGCGGGCGCATCGTGTTCAGCCTGCTGCCCAGCCGCCTGGCCTGGCAGTATCAGCGGATCGAGCCTTACGGCCTCATGATCGTGATCGTGCTGCTGGCCACCGGCGTGTTGTGGACATTGATGCAACCGGTCATGGCGCTGGGCCGGGCCGTGGTCAGTTGGTTTCTTTGA